A genomic segment from Arcobacter acticola encodes:
- the dnaG gene encoding DNA primase, which yields MIKKESIENLKNNLDVVDIISQYIELKKSGANFKACCPFHGETTPSFVVSPAKQIYHCFGCGVGGDSIKFVMEYEKLTYPETIEKLASMNNFILEYEENSSEKKQDTRVIEEVNKFYQKLFVSNPAVKDYIHQRGISDFSVEKFEIGYAPISADTINFLKSNHYNLTDAIDLGIIDTGTNGLYSRFIERITFPIYSISGKLVGFGGRTITGHNAKYVNSPQTKLFNKSKLLYGYQIAKEYIYKKNQIIVCEGYLDVIMLHQAGFNTAVATLGTALTADHLPLLRRGEPKVILAYDGDKAGLAAAFKASVMLSQSEFEGGVIIFADGMDPADMVNKNKVEELNEIFANPISFTPYAIDYIISKYDINDANQKQKALIESNEYLKSLGLIYQDEYKRYLAQKLNIRENLIQISSNKQRAFTPSLSKIDIAELCIIKSILEKPQRLDAVLDIVDASMFEAHKNEFELVLTDINNISLNSIVLNEKLENYDDERLNQELLTLLYKFYANKLTAISYDKELDFRQKANLIRKIKDNIYQLKQGKLVSYNL from the coding sequence ATGATAAAAAAAGAATCCATTGAAAATCTTAAAAATAATCTTGATGTTGTTGATATTATTTCACAATATATAGAATTAAAAAAATCAGGAGCTAATTTTAAGGCTTGTTGTCCTTTCCATGGAGAGACAACACCTTCTTTTGTTGTAAGTCCTGCTAAGCAAATATATCATTGTTTTGGATGTGGAGTAGGTGGTGATTCTATAAAGTTTGTTATGGAATATGAAAAATTAACATATCCAGAAACAATAGAAAAATTAGCTTCTATGAATAATTTTATTTTAGAATATGAAGAAAATAGTTCTGAAAAAAAACAAGATACAAGAGTAATTGAAGAAGTTAATAAATTTTACCAAAAACTTTTTGTTTCAAATCCTGCGGTAAAAGATTATATTCATCAAAGAGGAATCTCAGATTTTTCTGTTGAAAAATTTGAAATAGGGTATGCTCCTATTTCTGCTGATACAATAAACTTTTTAAAATCAAATCATTATAATTTAACAGATGCAATTGATTTAGGGATTATTGATACAGGAACAAATGGATTATATTCAAGATTCATTGAAAGAATTACTTTTCCAATTTATTCTATAAGTGGTAAACTTGTAGGCTTTGGCGGTAGAACAATCACTGGACATAATGCAAAATATGTAAATTCACCCCAAACAAAACTTTTTAATAAATCAAAACTTTTATATGGATATCAAATAGCCAAAGAGTATATTTATAAAAAAAATCAAATAATAGTTTGTGAAGGTTATTTAGATGTTATTATGCTTCATCAAGCAGGTTTTAATACAGCAGTAGCAACTCTTGGAACTGCCCTTACAGCTGATCATTTGCCACTTCTAAGACGAGGTGAACCAAAAGTAATATTAGCCTATGATGGTGATAAAGCAGGATTAGCAGCTGCTTTTAAAGCATCTGTAATGTTATCTCAAAGTGAATTTGAAGGTGGTGTTATAATTTTTGCAGATGGTATGGATCCTGCTGATATGGTTAATAAAAATAAAGTAGAAGAATTAAATGAAATTTTTGCAAATCCGATTTCCTTTACTCCTTATGCTATTGATTACATTATTTCAAAATATGATATAAATGATGCAAATCAAAAACAAAAAGCTTTAATTGAATCAAATGAGTATTTGAAATCTCTAGGATTAATTTATCAAGATGAGTATAAAAGATATTTAGCTCAAAAATTAAATATTAGAGAAAATTTAATACAAATAAGTTCAAATAAACAAAGAGCTTTCACTCCAAGCTTATCTAAAATTGATATTGCAGAGTTGTGTATTATTAAATCTATTTTAGAAAAACCTCAAAGATTGGATGCTGTTTTAGATATAGTAGATGCTTCAATGTTTGAAGCCCATAAAAACGAATTTGAATTAGTTTTAACAGATATAAATAACATATCATTAAATTCTATAGTTTTAAATGAAAAACTTGAAAACTATGATGATGAAAGATTAAATCAAGAATTACTTACTTTATTATATAAGTTCTATGCAAATAAATTAACAGCAATTTCTTATGATAAAGAGTTAGATTTTAGACAAAAAGCAAATTTGATTAGAAAAATCAAAGATAATATCTATCAGTTGAAGCAAGGTAAACTTGTAAGTTATAATTTATAA
- the rpmA gene encoding 50S ribosomal protein L27 — translation MAHKKGQGSTQNNRDSAGRRLGVKKYGGEVVRAGNIIIRQRGTKVHLGQNVGMGKDHTIYSLIDGVVKFEIKDKKRKKVSVYAS, via the coding sequence ATGGCTCACAAAAAAGGTCAGGGTAGTACACAGAATAATAGAGATTCAGCTGGTAGAAGACTTGGTGTTAAAAAGTATGGTGGTGAAGTAGTAAGAGCTGGTAACATCATAATTAGACAAAGAGGTACAAAAGTACATTTAGGTCAAAATGTTGGTATGGGTAAAGATCATACAATTTATTCTTTAATTGATGGTGTTGTTAAATTTGAAATTAAAGATAAAAAAAGAAAAAAAGTTTCAGTTTACGCTTCGTAA
- the rplU gene encoding 50S ribosomal protein L21, whose translation MYAIIKCGGKQYKVSEGDILDVDYTGQTAKETLEITDVLAVNNGELKTGDAVANAKVEAVVVLDGTGVNRAKKVIIYKKRRRKDSKLKRGFRKSFTKIRITKIAA comes from the coding sequence ATGTACGCAATTATCAAGTGTGGTGGAAAACAGTATAAAGTATCTGAGGGTGATATCTTAGATGTTGATTATACAGGTCAAACTGCTAAAGAAACTTTAGAAATTACTGATGTTTTAGCTGTAAACAATGGTGAATTAAAAACTGGTGATGCTGTTGCAAACGCAAAAGTTGAAGCAGTTGTAGTATTAGATGGAACAGGTGTAAATAGAGCTAAAAAAGTAATCATTTACAAAAAAAGAAGAAGAAAAGATTCTAAGTTAAAAAGAGGTTTTAGAAAAAGCTTCACTAAAATTAGAATTACAAAAATCGCTGCATAA
- a CDS encoding Rid family detoxifying hydrolase, translating to MKFIASDNLPQAIGPYSPAVKVNGMIYTSAQVPVTLDGTMVERDIKVQTRQVLSNLRTLLEDAESGMEKVVKVSVYLENIEDFGIVNVLFAEAFGDHKPARSTVSVKGLPKNSMIMVEAIALANDYR from the coding sequence ATGAAATTTATTGCAAGTGATAATTTACCTCAAGCAATAGGACCTTACTCTCCTGCTGTAAAGGTAAATGGGATGATTTATACATCTGCACAGGTTCCAGTAACATTAGATGGAACAATGGTTGAAAGGGATATTAAAGTTCAAACTAGACAAGTATTGTCTAATTTACGAACATTATTGGAAGATGCAGAAAGCGGAATGGAAAAAGTAGTAAAAGTATCTGTGTATTTAGAAAATATCGAAGATTTTGGTATTGTTAATGTATTATTTGCAGAAGCTTTTGGAGATCATAAACCAGCAAGAAGTACTGTTTCAGTAAAAGGTCTGCCAAAAAATTCTATGATTATGGTTGAAGCAATCGCATTAGCTAACGATTATAGATAA